The following proteins come from a genomic window of Trifolium pratense cultivar HEN17-A07 linkage group LG4, ARS_RC_1.1, whole genome shotgun sequence:
- the LOC123922764 gene encoding uncharacterized protein LOC123922764 — protein sequence MDVSLTQRMRSTLAAVYLNHEKPILFRINDGETFDGLKQQLNELNRTTNNQNDNRTVSSLKYRKPSIGPDGRISFTDMMLENNDDIETMFSIFEQYSNRGPIELDATLTRSVEAILASLVRPEDRNHVSI from the coding sequence ATGGATGTCTCACTCACACAACGCATGAGATCTACCCTTGCAGCAGTTTACCTCAACCACGAAAAACCAATTTTGTTTCGCATTAACGATGGTGAAACGTTCGatggtctgaaacaacaactgaACGAGCTGAATCGTACCACCAACAACCAGAACGATAACAGAACAGTTTCGAGTCTCAAGTACCGTAAACCGTCGATCGGTCCCGACGGACGCATTTCCTTCACCGATATGATGCTTGAAAACAATGATGATATTGAAACTATGTTCTCAATTTTCGAGCAGTATAGCAACAGGGGGCCTATCGAATTAGATGCAACGCTGACAAGATCTGTCGAAGCCATCCTTGCTAGTCTTGTTCGTCCGGAAGATCGAAATCATGTTTCCATTTGA